The Herminiimonas arsenitoxidans genome window below encodes:
- the cobT gene encoding nicotinate-nucleotide--dimethylbenzimidazole phosphoribosyltransferase encodes MTTLYSTQNPVLSAALDAAINNKTKPLGSLGMLETLAKQIGLIQQTTQPKLIAPALLVFAGDHGIVAENVSAYPQSVTWQMVENFLAGGAAINVFARQNHCALHIVDAGVNHDFGKRDGLLDRKVAHGTRNFAQEPAMSVEQCAQAMQYGAELVAGLKGNVLGFGEMGIGNTTAAAAIMHAMTKLPAAECVGAGTGLAQDGILHKQKVVQDAVAHHAAIVAGGAPLDILATFGGFEIAMIAGAMLAAAERRMVLLIDGFIITSALLVAARLQPAILDYCVFAHCSDEHGHRQMLAHLGGRPILQMGLRLGEGTGSVLALPLLHASVNFLCEMATFESADVSKQTA; translated from the coding sequence ATGACTACTCTTTATTCAACACAGAATCCTGTTTTATCCGCTGCACTTGATGCTGCGATCAATAACAAAACCAAACCGCTGGGCAGCCTCGGCATGCTCGAAACACTGGCCAAGCAAATTGGTCTGATCCAGCAGACAACGCAGCCTAAGTTGATAGCTCCGGCGCTGCTCGTTTTTGCCGGTGATCACGGCATCGTGGCAGAAAACGTTTCTGCTTATCCGCAAAGCGTGACTTGGCAGATGGTGGAGAACTTCCTGGCTGGCGGCGCAGCGATCAATGTATTTGCGCGGCAGAATCATTGCGCACTGCACATCGTTGATGCTGGTGTGAATCATGACTTTGGCAAACGCGATGGTTTGCTTGATCGCAAGGTGGCGCACGGTACACGTAACTTTGCACAGGAACCGGCGATGAGCGTAGAGCAATGCGCGCAAGCCATGCAGTACGGCGCGGAGTTGGTTGCAGGATTGAAAGGCAATGTACTTGGTTTTGGCGAGATGGGCATCGGTAACACCACAGCCGCTGCAGCCATCATGCATGCGATGACCAAGTTACCCGCTGCGGAATGCGTGGGTGCAGGTACAGGCTTGGCGCAGGACGGTATCTTGCATAAGCAAAAAGTTGTGCAAGATGCTGTTGCGCATCATGCCGCGATTGTTGCGGGCGGTGCACCACTGGATATTCTGGCTACGTTTGGCGGGTTCGAGATTGCGATGATCGCTGGTGCGATGTTGGCTGCAGCGGAACGCCGTATGGTCTTGCTGATCGATGGTTTCATCATTACGAGTGCCTTGCTGGTTGCTGCGCGTTTGCAGCCGGCGATCCTCGATTATTGCGTGTTCGCACATTGTTCTGACGAGCACGGCCATAGACAAATGCTCGCGCATCTTGGCGGCCGCCCTATACTGCAAATGGGTTTGCGTCTGGGTGAAGGAACCGGCAGTGTGTTGGCATTGCCGCTGCTGCACGCATCGGTGAATTTCCTGTGTGAGATGGCAACCTTTGAATCGGCAGACGTTAGCAAGCAGACTGCGTAA
- a CDS encoding protein phosphatase CheZ, protein MSGDVDDFDALFEEISAQRAETVAAVAPAAAPPAPVVEAVQNTAHVAAATPAPTLEEDGTEKPMYERLGGIVRLLHDSLRELGYDRSLSDVASQITDAQGRLEYVATLTEQAANKVLNAIDVGMPEQDALSKSAKDMDTRWTQLFEGKLSVDEFKTLANDSRQFNAKVVEVTEAEKARLLEIMMAQDFQDITGQLIKKIVTITHKAETELAQLLRDNAPPEVKAAVEHKPVELMNGPSAPTIAMVQDDVDSLLADLGF, encoded by the coding sequence ATGAGCGGCGACGTAGATGATTTTGATGCACTGTTTGAAGAGATTTCCGCGCAACGTGCAGAAACCGTAGCGGCAGTAGCGCCGGCGGCAGCTCCTCCAGCTCCTGTAGTCGAAGCAGTACAGAACACTGCACACGTTGCAGCGGCAACACCAGCCCCAACATTGGAAGAAGATGGTACTGAGAAGCCGATGTACGAACGCCTGGGTGGCATAGTCCGTTTGTTGCATGACTCGCTGCGTGAGCTCGGTTACGACCGTTCACTGTCTGATGTCGCATCACAGATTACCGATGCACAAGGCCGTCTCGAATACGTCGCCACATTGACCGAACAAGCCGCCAACAAGGTCTTGAATGCCATCGATGTCGGCATGCCGGAACAAGATGCCTTGTCCAAAAGCGCTAAGGATATGGATACGCGCTGGACACAATTATTCGAAGGCAAACTCAGCGTCGATGAATTCAAAACGCTGGCCAACGATTCCCGTCAGTTCAACGCCAAGGTAGTCGAAGTAACCGAAGCAGAAAAAGCTCGCCTGCTGGAAATCATGATGGCGCAGGACTTCCAGGATATTACCGGTCAGTTGATCAAGAAAATTGTCACCATCACGCACAAGGCTGAAACCGAACTGGCTCAGCTTCTGCGCGACAACGCACCACCTGAAGTCAAGGCAGCCGTCGAGCACAAACCAGTTGAATTGATGAACGGTCCATCCGCACCTACCATCGCCATGGTGCAGGATGATGTCGATAGCCTTCTTGCCGATCTGGGGTTCTAA